The following coding sequences lie in one Lolium perenne isolate Kyuss_39 chromosome 2, Kyuss_2.0, whole genome shotgun sequence genomic window:
- the LOC127334215 gene encoding uncharacterized protein, whose amino-acid sequence MAGSRRRRHRGRARSLQQGAESSALADATLTSSEVTIVGSPSKNTCHASGSTSLLSSEPHGFADLLDSLLHEIIDLFTSFHDFLAFIGTCRSWRAAVSSFPSAYTFSFPPVHLKPDGPYVPPHTGNIKPMLLSNCKWQLSEPSKKNLSLCCSVPQNTPDNMYYLGCSCGYLIFSYREHCILVNVFTGTKVKPPKLPPNNELGEFCGIGILTAALSSPNSRLLLCSRTSMFEWQVGTNSWSEHALALERERITQILLFNGDIVVFDSLMRLHTIRLAPQFSMQEVAIKWEFLPFDPLLVVCGDKLLMVHLSRSSDKLNGSYRFFKVFHLDFSVRPAKWVKMEKLDNQALFVSLDTRTPTFSCMSPERWGGKSNCIYVAKLFEDPDETWTAVELGQPVYYDAGHAILYSSTFPHDYSLLCSLWVLPSSVYGSG is encoded by the exons ATGGCcggaagccgccgccgccgccaccgtggaAGAGCGAGGTCGCTACAGCAGGGCGCCGAATCGTCGGCGCTGGCAGACGCCACTCTCACCTCCAG CGAAGTTACCATTGTGGGGAGCCCCTCTAAGAACACCTGCCATGCCTCAGGCTCTACCTCCTTGCTTTCGTCTGAACCTCATGGTTTTGCAGATCTCCTGGACAGCCTGCTTCACGAAATCATTGATCTCTTTACCTCATTCCATGACTTCCTTGCTTTCATTGGGACCTGCCGCTCTTGGCGTGCTGCAGTCTCTTCCTTTCCCTCTGCGTATACCTTCAGCTTCCCACCAGTCCATCTCAAACCGGATGGTCCTTATGTTCCTCCCCATACAGGCAATATCAAGCCCATGCTTCTATCTAACTGCAAATGGCAGCTCAGTGAACCTAGCAAGAAAAACTTATCCCTTTGCTGTTCAGTGCCTCAAAATACTCCAGATAATATGTACTATTTGGGCTGCTCATGTGGGTATCTTATCTTCTCCTATAGGGAGCACTGCATCCTTGTCAATGTGTTCACTGGTACCAAGGTGAAGCCCCCCAAACTCCCACCGAACAATGAACTTGGGGAATTTTGTGGCATAGGCATTCTTACAGCTGCATTGAGTTCACCCAACTCACGCCTCCTCCTTTGCTCCAGAACTTCCATGTTTGAGTGGCAGGTTGGAACAAACTCCTGGTCGGAGCACGCTCTCGCTCTTGAGAGAGAACGCATCACTCAGATTCTGTTATTCAATGGTGATATCGTTGTTTTTGATTCTCTTATGAGGCTCCACACTATACGCTTGGCACCTCAATTCAGCATGCAAGAAGTAGCCATTAAGTGGGAGTTTCTGCCTTTTGACCCATTGTTGGTGGTCTGTGGTGACAAACTTCTCATGGTTCACCTCTCGAGGAGCTCTGACAAGTTGAATGGTTCATATCGCTTCTTTAAGGTCTTTCACCTTGACTTTTCGGTCAGGCCAGCTAAGTGGGTGAAGATGGAGAAGTTGGACAATCAAGCACTGTTTGTTAGCCTTGATACGAGGACTCCTACATTTTCTTGCATGAGCCCTGAAAGATGGGGAGGAAAGAGTAACTGCATCTATGTTGCCAAGCTATTTGAAGATCCTGATGAAACCTGGACTGCAGTCGAGCTTGGTC